acaacaacaacaacaataacaacaacaacaacaacaacgacagCAACAATAACGATGACAACGAAAACGacaacaacgacaacaacaacaacaacaacaacaccaacaacaacaacaacaataacaacaacaacaacaacaacaacaacaacaacaataccaacaacaacaacaacaataacaacaacaacaacaacgacgacaacaacaacaccaacaacaacaataacaacaacaacaacaacaacaataacaacaacaacaacaacaacgacaacaccaccaccaccaccaccaccaacaacaacaacaacaacaacaacaacaataacaacaacacgaacaacaccaccaccaccaccaacaacaacaacaacaacaataacaacaacaacaataacaccaacaacaacaccaacaacaacaacaacaccaacAACAACACCAACAACAACACCAACAACAACAGTAACAGCAACACCAACAACAACgacaacaccaacaccaacaccaacaacaacaccaacaacaacaacaacaacaacgacaacAAACCAACGCCAGAGATAGAACCTCCTCCGTCTTCACCTCCCGCCATTACTCCTCCATCTCCAACTACCCCCACTCCCACCCCTTCACCACCTACTCCATCatcaccacctcccaccaccccTTCATTACCAACTCCATCTTCACTACCAACACCCTCTTCACCACCTCCCCCTACTCCCTTCCCATTAACTCCACAATCACCGCCTACCCCCATACCTTTATCCCCATCACCTCCTACATGGTACCCTACTCCACCACCTCAACCAAAGAGACGCAAGTGCAAAAACATTAACTATCCCCAATGTTATGCAACCGAGCATGTATGTCCTTCTTCTTGTCCTAATCAATGCACAGTTGATTGTGTTACCTGCAAGCCAGTTTGTAGTAAGTACTTCACAACTCtattttcttttgtttatttattaataatcatTTTTTCATGTATATCAACAACCTTGACTTTTAATAATAATTCACTTAGATTTGAGTAAATATTACATACACATAGCAACCTAAAGACCGGTACATATGTATTCAACTTTGCAGCTTGCGATATGCCGGGAGCAGTGTGCCAAGATCCCCGCTTCGTTGGCGCTGATGGCATCACTTTCTACTTCCATGGAAAGAAGGATAAAGATTTTTGCCTTGTTGCCGATAACAATCTCCACATCAATGGCCACTTCATTGGTAAGCGAAACAAAAACATGGGCCGAGATTTTACATGGGTCCAATCCATTGGTGTTCTTTTTAACAACCATAAATTACAAATCAGTGCTCAAAAAACTTCCAACTGGAATGACGACAATGATCGTATCTCCATCACATTTGATGGGGAAACTATCCTTCTACAAGAAATCGAAGGTTCCAAATGGCAGTCTTCCACGACATCAATCACTCGGATTGAAGAAACCAACAACATCGTTGTAGAAGTTGAAAACTTGTTCAAGATCAATGCCAAAGTGGTTCCAATAACAAAAGAAGAATCAAGAATCCATAACTATGGTATAACTGATGATGATTGCTTTGCTCATCTTGATCTCAAGTTCAAGTTCTTCTCGTTAAGTGATGAAGTGGATGGTGTTTTGGGACAGACTTACAGGAGTGACTACGTGAGCAAGGTGAAAATGGGTGTGTTAATGCCTGTGATGGGTAGGGATAACAAGTTTTTGACTGCTAATATATTTGCAACTGATTGTTTTGTTTCTAAGTTTAAGGGCAATAGCCATGAAAACGGTTCATCTTTGAACTTAGAGTTGCCAAGCCTAAGGTGTCAAAGTGGTTTGAAAGGACGAGGGGTCGTATGCAAGAGATAGATTGTTTTTCTTCTTTTGACTCATACACTTCATATAAATACTAAGTGTAATAAAGATGTGTAAGACAATAAGGAACACAACTTCCGAGATATTGACCGAATAAAATGTCTTTTATCGCAATTTTAAAACATCATCAATTTCGGGTGTGCAAATAAACTAGAAAACTAGAatgtataaaataaaagaaaatatgtGGCTCATATTGATCTCTTTATATCTTTTGTTTAGATGTGTTAGAAACGGGTTTTCAAATAGTTTAAACTTCTTGTATTACATATTGCTAAATAGGTGATCATTATGCATTTATTTAATCTATCAAATGGAGGTATCTTCTATCATATGGGATGAAGAGTGAGACATACATGTAGTAACTTTGTGTACTTTAGAAATTATAGTAGCCTTTGTTGGCTACTTCTACATAAAATAGGAAAACAACCATGCTTATTTATTGGAAGAGTCAATTGGTGCTTAATGCGATAAAAGAGTAGTCTCTAATCTCTAGATGTCATGATTGAAATATTAAGGATATGGGGTTATTCATTATTTCTCCCGTACGAACTTATGTAACAGTATTCAGTTATTGAACATTTCATTTCAATTTATTTTATTAAGAGAATAGTGGCTAGCTCCTGAATTTTATTTTTCTATGCTTATTTTGTTATTCTAAAGGTTAGGGTAAAATAGTACCCGAGTTCAAAGGATTGTAATAACCATTAACCTTTGATCTTGCATGGATTGATGAATGAGATTAaaaattgtttttatatttttttgtggTTTACATTAAATTATAATTTAATTGTACCAGAAGAGCACATTCATAATTTACTAGAGGCTGACACAAGTCTCTTCCACATTTGGTCAGCTGCACCCATGGTATAAAAGTTCACATTCTCTCTCCTCTTGTTTGCTTACGGTAGTGTAAATATAATTTGCATAGATGTGAACACATAAAATGGATAGCAATACATTAAAACACTAAGTGaaggacaaaaaaaaaatctaaatataaatacaaatttCATATTCAATACATTTACAACAACCTAAAACGCCAGAAAACGTACAAAATCCCCTCAAAACCAAACTCCTAAATACAAACAACCACAATCTATTTCCTTAAACCAACACCAACGCCAATACATTTACAGCAACACAAATTCACAATAAATCTACAAAATCCCCCTTAAAACTAAAAATCGACTCTTAAAAGAAAAACTGTGAAAAACCGAACCACAATCTGTTTTTCTCACGAACGTCAACACGTTTAAAGCAATGTAAACCCCCCATAAAAGCCTACAAAATCCCACAAAACCCTACAAAATCCCACAAAACCCTACAAAATCCCACAAAACCAAAATTCCATTCGTAAATACAAATAACCCCAAAACCGAACCACAATCTATTTTTACACCAACATACAATATAACCAAACCCATAAACTGAATCACAAACCTCCCAAAATAGCATAGTATAGTATCTTATAGTATAGGTATAGTAATGTATGGTAACGTATACTTCAATAGAGAATTACATAGTAACATATAGTATTATATAAAATAGTATCATATAGTATCGTACTGTATCGTATCTTATCTTATCGTAGGGCATAGTAAGGTATagtatcatatagtgtagtacCATATTGTATTGAATAGTGTAGTATGGTATAGTGTCATATTGTATAGGTATAGTATCATAAtatatagtataatataatatgatatagtatcgtattgtatcgtatcgtatcttATAGTATagtatcatatagtgtagtatcGTATTGTATACtatagtatagtatcgtatcgtatcgtatcgtatatgTATAATATTGTAAAATAGAATATAGTACCATACCATAGTATAATTTAGCATAACAGTATAATATAGTACAACACAGTacaatatagtatagtatagtatagtatagtatagtatagtatagtatagtatagtatagtatagtatagtatagt
This is a stretch of genomic DNA from Helianthus annuus cultivar XRQ/B chromosome 16, HanXRQr2.0-SUNRISE, whole genome shotgun sequence. It encodes these proteins:
- the LOC110919335 gene encoding uncharacterized protein LOC110919335; the encoded protein is MARSIVCGVTFLVVVMLLAVGEAATPPGIANNPSHATCKDPTYKECYNLVHVCPNNSNTNNNDNTNTNTNNNTNNNNNNNDNKPTPEIEPPPSSPPAITPPSPTTPTPTPSPPTPSSPPPTTPSLPTPSSLPTPSSPPPPTPFPLTPQSPPTPIPLSPSPPTWYPTPPPQPKRRKCKNINYPQCYATEHVCPSSCPNQCTVDCVTCKPVCTCDMPGAVCQDPRFVGADGITFYFHGKKDKDFCLVADNNLHINGHFIGKRNKNMGRDFTWVQSIGVLFNNHKLQISAQKTSNWNDDNDRISITFDGETILLQEIEGSKWQSSTTSITRIEETNNIVVEVENLFKINAKVVPITKEESRIHNYGITDDDCFAHLDLKFKFFSLSDEVDGVLGQTYRSDYVSKVKMGVLMPVMGRDNKFLTANIFATDCFVSKFKGNSHENGSSLNLELPSLRCQSGLKGRGVVCKR